In Musa acuminata AAA Group cultivar baxijiao chromosome BXJ3-11, Cavendish_Baxijiao_AAA, whole genome shotgun sequence, one DNA window encodes the following:
- the LOC103971582 gene encoding phosphatidylinositol 4-phosphate 5-kinase 6-like isoform X2 — MYMGEWDHGKTMGKGTFSWPSGGTYEGEFKSGFMEGYGTYTGSLGDTYRGTWSVNLKHGHGVKSYANGDYYDGEWRSGVQDGHGRYVWKNGNEYDGQWRAGAIDGHGTLVWANGNRYEGGWENGLPKGDGSFRWADGGVYVGHWSKENGSLQQKGVYYPSPTASSPTARDPHGVFSVDLGDCKVSTGDNASALPPQKAVNRSGRSDLLQKQAALRFSKSTDSRPRRRASVEVVSTGGVPRCSNRHANTLTDCGVENDGGIEGEAEMSVDDILGGLRFDDAESKGVGRIQQPIKWTPREMKKQGEAISKGHKNYELMLNLQLGIRHAVGRLPEPKTLDLKTSVFDPKEKIWTRFPPEGTKQTPPHQSCEFKWKDYCPLVFRTLRQLFLVDPADYMMSICGNDALRELSSPGKSGSFFYLTNDDRYMIKTMKKSEVKVLLRMLPAYYNHFRAFENTLVTKFFGLHCVKLTGAAQRKVRFVIMGNLFCSEHPIHRRFDLKGSSHGRMTDKPEAEIDETTTLKDLDLNLIFRLQNSWFQEFHRQVDKDCEFLEQERIMDYSLLVGVHFREASTSQETTDGHSQTQIASSEVDDTNDATLRLSRVDMDEFLWDLIRLPSTKLGVNMPARVEQIVRSEGESLLVMEPTGEFYDVILYFGIIDILQDYDISKKLEHAYKSIQYDPTSISAVDPKQYSKRFRDFIYKVFSEDT, encoded by the exons ATGTACATGGGCGAGTGGGACCACGGAAAGACCATGGGGAAGGGCACGTTCTCGTGGCCCTCCGGCGGCACCTACGAGGGGGAGTTCAAGTCGGGGTTCATGGAAGGCTACGGCACGTACACGGGCTCCTTGGGCGACACCTACCGCGGCACCTGGTCCGTGAACCTTAAGCATGGCCACGGGGTGAAGTCCTACGCCAACGGCGATTACTACGACGGCGAGTGGCGCTCCGGCGTTCAAGATGGCCATGGAAGGTACGTCTGGAAGAACGGGAACGAATACGACGGGCAGTGGCGGGCGGGCGCCATTGACGGCCACGGAACCCTCGTCTGGGCGAACGGCAACCGGTACGAGGGAGGGTGGGAGAATGGACTCCCGAAGGGTGACGGGAGCTTCCGTTGGGCCGACGGAGGCGTTTACGTCGGGCATTGGAGCAAGGAGAACGGCAGCCTTCAGCAGAAGGGCGTCTACTACCCTTCGCCGACCGCATCTTCCCCCACTGCCCGGGATCCCCATGGAGTTTTCTCTGTCGATCTCGGAGATTGCAAGGTCTCCACGGGCGACAATGCATCCGCGCTTCCTCCGCAGAAGGCAGTCAACCGGTCGGGCAGATCCGACTTGCTGCAGAAGCAGGCAGCCTTGAGGTTCTCCAAGTCGACAGATTCGCGGCCTAGGAGAAGAGCCTCGGTGGAGGTCGTCTCGACAGGGGGTGTGCCGAGATGTTCAAATCGCCATGCAAACACT CTTACCGATTGTGGCGTCGAGAACGACGGCGGAATCGAGGGAGAAGCGGAGATGTCGGTGGATGACATTCTTGGTGGCCTTCGATTCGACGACGCGGAGTCGAAGGGGGTGGGGAGAATCCAGCAGCCGATAAAGTGGACGCCCAGGGAGATGAAGAAGCAGGGGGAGGCGATCTCAAAGGGGCACAAGAACTATGAACTCATGCTCAATCTCCAGCTTGGTATCAG GCATGCAGTAGGGAGGCTACCTGAACCCAAAACACTTGATCTGAAAACGTCAGTCTTCGATCCAAAGGAGAAGATATGGACGAGGTTTCCTCCCGAAGGAACGAAACAAACACCCCCACACCAATCTTGTGAGTTCAAGTGGAAGGACTACTGCCCACTGGTCTTCAG AACGCTTCGCCAGCTATTCTTGGTTGACCCAGCCGACTACATGATGTCGATCTGCGGAAACGACGCCCTCCGCGAGCTCTCGTCCCCGGGGAAGAGTGGAAGCTTCTTTTACCTCACAAATGATGATCGATACATGATAAAAACGATGAAGAAATCGGAAGTGAAA GTGCTTCTCCGGATGCTTCCAGCCTACTACAACCATTTCCGAGCTTTTGAGAACACTCTGGTCACCAAGTTCTTCGGTCTGCACTGCGTAAAGCTAACTGGGGCTGCCCAGAGAAAG GTCCGGTTCGTCATAATGGGCAACCTGTTTTGCTCGGAGCACCCTATTCATAGGCGCTTCGATCTCAAAGGGTCCTCCCATGGACGCATGACGGACAAGCCCGAGGCGGAGATTGACGAGACCACCACCCTGAAGGACCTCGATCTCAACTTAATTTTCCGGCTGCAGAACTCCTGGTTTCAGGAATTCCACAG GCAAGTCGATAAAGACTGCGAGTTCCTGGAGCAGGAGAGGATAATGGATTACAGTCTTTTGGTGGGAGTCCATTTCAGAGAAGCATCGACCTCGCAGGAGACAACTGATGGTCATTCTCAAACTCAAATTG CTTCCTCTGAAGTCGACGACACGAACGATGCAACCCTCCGCCTGTCAAGAGTAGACATGGACGAGTTTCTTTGGGATTTGATACG ATTGCCTTCAACAAAACTAGGCGTAAATATGCCAGCAAGGGTTGAACAAATAGTGAGGAGTGAGGGTGAATCCTTGCTAGTTATGGAACCAACGGGCGAGTTCTATGATGTGATTCTGTATTTTGGCATCATAGATATTCTGCAGGATTACGATATCAGCAAAAAGCTCGAACATGCTTACAAGTCCATTCAGTATGATCCAACCTCGATATCAGCTGTTGATCCGAAGCAGTACTCCAAACGCTTCCGCGACTTCATTTACAAAGTATTTTCAGAAGACACTTGA
- the LOC103971582 gene encoding phosphatidylinositol 4-phosphate 5-kinase 6-like isoform X1: MYMGEWDHGKTMGKGTFSWPSGGTYEGEFKSGFMEGYGTYTGSLGDTYRGTWSVNLKHGHGVKSYANGDYYDGEWRSGVQDGHGRYVWKNGNEYDGQWRAGAIDGHGTLVWANGNRYEGGWENGLPKGDGSFRWADGGVYVGHWSKENGSLQQKGVYYPSPTASSPTARDPHGVFSVDLGDCKVSTGDNASALPPQKAVNRSGRSDLLQKQAALRFSKSTDSRPRRRASVEVVSTGGVPRCSNRHANTVIGTWNNNGVWDTDELTDCGVENDGGIEGEAEMSVDDILGGLRFDDAESKGVGRIQQPIKWTPREMKKQGEAISKGHKNYELMLNLQLGIRHAVGRLPEPKTLDLKTSVFDPKEKIWTRFPPEGTKQTPPHQSCEFKWKDYCPLVFRTLRQLFLVDPADYMMSICGNDALRELSSPGKSGSFFYLTNDDRYMIKTMKKSEVKVLLRMLPAYYNHFRAFENTLVTKFFGLHCVKLTGAAQRKVRFVIMGNLFCSEHPIHRRFDLKGSSHGRMTDKPEAEIDETTTLKDLDLNLIFRLQNSWFQEFHRQVDKDCEFLEQERIMDYSLLVGVHFREASTSQETTDGHSQTQIASSEVDDTNDATLRLSRVDMDEFLWDLIRLPSTKLGVNMPARVEQIVRSEGESLLVMEPTGEFYDVILYFGIIDILQDYDISKKLEHAYKSIQYDPTSISAVDPKQYSKRFRDFIYKVFSEDT, encoded by the exons ATGTACATGGGCGAGTGGGACCACGGAAAGACCATGGGGAAGGGCACGTTCTCGTGGCCCTCCGGCGGCACCTACGAGGGGGAGTTCAAGTCGGGGTTCATGGAAGGCTACGGCACGTACACGGGCTCCTTGGGCGACACCTACCGCGGCACCTGGTCCGTGAACCTTAAGCATGGCCACGGGGTGAAGTCCTACGCCAACGGCGATTACTACGACGGCGAGTGGCGCTCCGGCGTTCAAGATGGCCATGGAAGGTACGTCTGGAAGAACGGGAACGAATACGACGGGCAGTGGCGGGCGGGCGCCATTGACGGCCACGGAACCCTCGTCTGGGCGAACGGCAACCGGTACGAGGGAGGGTGGGAGAATGGACTCCCGAAGGGTGACGGGAGCTTCCGTTGGGCCGACGGAGGCGTTTACGTCGGGCATTGGAGCAAGGAGAACGGCAGCCTTCAGCAGAAGGGCGTCTACTACCCTTCGCCGACCGCATCTTCCCCCACTGCCCGGGATCCCCATGGAGTTTTCTCTGTCGATCTCGGAGATTGCAAGGTCTCCACGGGCGACAATGCATCCGCGCTTCCTCCGCAGAAGGCAGTCAACCGGTCGGGCAGATCCGACTTGCTGCAGAAGCAGGCAGCCTTGAGGTTCTCCAAGTCGACAGATTCGCGGCCTAGGAGAAGAGCCTCGGTGGAGGTCGTCTCGACAGGGGGTGTGCCGAGATGTTCAAATCGCCATGCAAACACTGTCATCGGTACGTGGAACAACAACGGGGTATGGGACACAGACGAGCTTACCGATTGTGGCGTCGAGAACGACGGCGGAATCGAGGGAGAAGCGGAGATGTCGGTGGATGACATTCTTGGTGGCCTTCGATTCGACGACGCGGAGTCGAAGGGGGTGGGGAGAATCCAGCAGCCGATAAAGTGGACGCCCAGGGAGATGAAGAAGCAGGGGGAGGCGATCTCAAAGGGGCACAAGAACTATGAACTCATGCTCAATCTCCAGCTTGGTATCAG GCATGCAGTAGGGAGGCTACCTGAACCCAAAACACTTGATCTGAAAACGTCAGTCTTCGATCCAAAGGAGAAGATATGGACGAGGTTTCCTCCCGAAGGAACGAAACAAACACCCCCACACCAATCTTGTGAGTTCAAGTGGAAGGACTACTGCCCACTGGTCTTCAG AACGCTTCGCCAGCTATTCTTGGTTGACCCAGCCGACTACATGATGTCGATCTGCGGAAACGACGCCCTCCGCGAGCTCTCGTCCCCGGGGAAGAGTGGAAGCTTCTTTTACCTCACAAATGATGATCGATACATGATAAAAACGATGAAGAAATCGGAAGTGAAA GTGCTTCTCCGGATGCTTCCAGCCTACTACAACCATTTCCGAGCTTTTGAGAACACTCTGGTCACCAAGTTCTTCGGTCTGCACTGCGTAAAGCTAACTGGGGCTGCCCAGAGAAAG GTCCGGTTCGTCATAATGGGCAACCTGTTTTGCTCGGAGCACCCTATTCATAGGCGCTTCGATCTCAAAGGGTCCTCCCATGGACGCATGACGGACAAGCCCGAGGCGGAGATTGACGAGACCACCACCCTGAAGGACCTCGATCTCAACTTAATTTTCCGGCTGCAGAACTCCTGGTTTCAGGAATTCCACAG GCAAGTCGATAAAGACTGCGAGTTCCTGGAGCAGGAGAGGATAATGGATTACAGTCTTTTGGTGGGAGTCCATTTCAGAGAAGCATCGACCTCGCAGGAGACAACTGATGGTCATTCTCAAACTCAAATTG CTTCCTCTGAAGTCGACGACACGAACGATGCAACCCTCCGCCTGTCAAGAGTAGACATGGACGAGTTTCTTTGGGATTTGATACG ATTGCCTTCAACAAAACTAGGCGTAAATATGCCAGCAAGGGTTGAACAAATAGTGAGGAGTGAGGGTGAATCCTTGCTAGTTATGGAACCAACGGGCGAGTTCTATGATGTGATTCTGTATTTTGGCATCATAGATATTCTGCAGGATTACGATATCAGCAAAAAGCTCGAACATGCTTACAAGTCCATTCAGTATGATCCAACCTCGATATCAGCTGTTGATCCGAAGCAGTACTCCAAACGCTTCCGCGACTTCATTTACAAAGTATTTTCAGAAGACACTTGA